The Candidatus Omnitrophota bacterium DNA window GACATCCACAACAAGACGCCACTGCAGAAATCGCTCTATTACCGCCAGATGCAGATCCGGACCATGACCGCGAAGTGGAATAACTGCACCACCGCCGTCCTCGATCACGGGGCTAACCCGGGACTTATCTCCCATTTCGCCAAAAAAGGTATAGTCGATATCGCCGAGAAATACCTGCGGGATAAGACCGTGCCGAAAGGCACAAAATCCAACATCGAGCGCTACCTCCACGACCGGAAATATAACCATCTCGCGATGGAGACAGGCGTTAAGGTCATACACTGCAGCGAGCGGGACACGCAGATCACCAACAGGCCCAAAGAGGTCGACGAATTCGTCGGGACCTGGTCTATCGAAGGCTTGAGGGAAGAAGGGATATCGCCGGCCGAGATGGGATGGGGAACCCACGAAAAAGAACTTCCGCCGCACGCCTATGTGCCGCACTATGGACCGAGGAACCAGATATTCCTGCCCCAGATGGGCATGAACACATGGGTCAGGTCGTGGATACCGCACCAGGAGATCGTCGGCATGGTGATACGACACGGGGAGGCTTTCGGCATCTCCGACTGCCTTACTGTATGGAAGGGCGACGACGCCATTTACCGTCCGACGGTCAACTACGCCTATATGCCCTGCCACGAGACGATATCGAGCCTGCATGAGTTAAGATGCAGAAGTTACGAGCTCCAGCCGAAACAGAGGATAATGTCCGATGAAATCAAGACCGGCGACGACATACTCGGCGCCCTTATAATGGGGCATAAATACAATTCGTGGTGGACGGGAAGCGTCCTTTCGATAGAGGAATCGAGGCGGCTCGTGCCCCACCAGAACGCGACGACGATGCAGGTGGCCATAGGCATAGTCTCCGCCATAACGTGGATGATCGACAATCCCAATAAGGGCGTATGCCTGCCGGATGACCTGCCGTACGATCATATATTGAATATCGCGAAGCCTTACCTGGGAAAATTTGTTTCCGAAGCGTCGGACTGGACGCCGGCAAAGAACTACCAGGTATTCTTTAAAGAGAACCCGGGCGCGTACCTCAACACCAGGAACTTATGGTGTTTCAATAATTTCCTGTTCAGGGATTGATGAGATGACATACACCGAAAGGCTGAAAAAAATATCGAAAAAACACGGGACGCCGGTATTCATCATAGACCACGCGAAGATACGGGCCAATTACCGCGAGTTCAGGAAGGCGCTCCCGCGCGTCCAGGCCTACTACGCCGTAAAGGCTAACTCGAATCCGGAGATAGCTAAGACGCTCTATAAGATGGGCGCCAGTTTCGACGTCGCATCCTTTCCGGAGTTCATGATCGTATATCAGAA harbors:
- a CDS encoding saccharopine dehydrogenase C-terminal domain-containing protein yields the protein MMREFKNKVLIIGYGSVSNCTIPILLKHIKIPHKNITVIDFADKRKALKKWTDKGVKYFQEKITPLNISKELSKYVAPGGLIIDLAWNIGCPDILNWCHDNKVLYVNTSVEEWDPYADIHNKTPLQKSLYYRQMQIRTMTAKWNNCTTAVLDHGANPGLISHFAKKGIVDIAEKYLRDKTVPKGTKSNIERYLHDRKYNHLAMETGVKVIHCSERDTQITNRPKEVDEFVGTWSIEGLREEGISPAEMGWGTHEKELPPHAYVPHYGPRNQIFLPQMGMNTWVRSWIPHQEIVGMVIRHGEAFGISDCLTVWKGDDAIYRPTVNYAYMPCHETISSLHELRCRSYELQPKQRIMSDEIKTGDDILGALIMGHKYNSWWTGSVLSIEESRRLVPHQNATTMQVAIGIVSAITWMIDNPNKGVCLPDDLPYDHILNIAKPYLGKFVSEASDWTPAKNYQVFFKENPGAYLNTRNLWCFNNFLFRD